The sequence GGAAGCCCTGCTTGAATTCCGTCAGGGGTTGTCGCCGTGCCCTCTCGGATGGCTTCCGTATAATTACTTAATCCGGTTGTAGTCAATCCCAGAATTCCGTAATTGCTCAGCTCGCTTCTGCCATGATACCAGCCTTGCGTAAGCAATCTCTCGGCGTATCCGTAGGGCTTTGTGCTTTCCGTCATTCCCGGCTCATAACCGGCTGTTATGGAATCCCCAAGCGCTACGATGCGAAAGACATCCTGCTGTGGGCTTTGTGTTACAGTCGCCGCTTCTGCCGCGTTAGCCGACCCAGCACCTGCGCTTATCAGTACAGAGAATAACAGCAGACTACTTGCGCCAGCTACCAGAGTCTTTTTATAAAAGTTCAGCATCGTATCTCTCCCCATTCGTAATAATTCTATTCTACCATTCCGGCCAGCTGTGCAAAAGAGCGGTTCCCGTATCCAGGAAACCGCTCTTCAGTATGATCCGTGGTTATTCTTGATCCTTGCCGGATTTCATATCCTGTGCTTGGCTAGAAATACCTTTCAGGTCAGAATTCCCACGAGTACGTTCCAAATACTTGTCGTACCGGTCATCCAATTCATGACCCATCTTACGGTAACGCCGCGTCTCTTCCACAATGGGATCAAGTGTGGTCTGGATACGAATTTCATATTTGGGTGAAATTTGCCGAATCTCCTTGGCCGTCCGGTCTTCCTGCTCCATCTCGCCATCTTCCAGCAGTTCGCTCAGCTTGCGCTCCAAATCATCTTTTTCGCTCATGCCAGTAACCTCCTACAACTTATATCCGGTTGCTTCAGCATCCACCAGGGATTTCACCAGATAATCATGAATACGTCCATTACTTGCTACTATATGACGCGTACCGATATCATACGGTCTTCCCAGTGTATCCGTAACCTTCCCGCCTGATTCTAAGATAAGCAGTACGCCCGCTGCACAATCCCAAGGGTTCAAGCCGACTTCCCAATAACCATCTACCCGACCCGCGGCTACATAGGCCAAATGCAGTGCAGCAGAACCGCCTGCGCGTATACCGCGAATCTGTGGAAGCATGCTTTGCAGTCCCGCCATATTCACTGGCTGCGCAAATTCCCGATCTGGAGGAAAGCCCATAGCAATCAGGCTGTCTCCAAACTCACTTTCCACAGAAACCTGGGTAGGAACCCCATGCATGTAGGCGCCTTTTCCTTTTTCAGCAACGAACATTTCGTCCCGAATAGGATCATATATAACACCGACTGTTAATTCACCTCGCACCACCAATGCAATAGAGACGCAGTAGAACGGAAATCCGTGCACGAAATTGGTGGTGCCGTCCACAGGATCTACAATCCATAAAAAATCGTTCTCCCGGACTTCTTCCACTGCTGCTGTAGCCGCAGCTGCGCCTGGTGCAACACCCTCTTCTCCGAGAATAGCATGATCGGAATAATGTGTCAGAATCAGCCTGCGGATCATCTGCTCCACGCCCTTGTCCACTTCTGTAACAAGATCCTGGGCTGATGTCTTGGTGCCGAGTTCTTTTACCTGCCCCTGTCTGCTCTTGATCCATTCCCCGGCCTTGGCAGCAGCGCTAATAGCAACAGCTGTGTATCCCTTGCCACTAACCACATAAGGTTCCCTTTCATTCTTGTTATTAGGATCTATAGGACTCATCTCTTCACTCCGCTTTCTTAGAAATAATCGCCATCTCCAGGTCACTGCCATTCCTTGCACAGTGGACTCCACAGCATGAACGTTAACCGCCGATGATGTGGTAACCTCCATCGACATAAATCACTTCTCCAGTAATCCCGCGTGACAGATGACTCATCATAAACATCGCCGTATCTCCAACTTCCGCCGTATCCGTTCCCCGCCGCAGCGGTGCCTTTTCCTCTACAATACGGAGAATAGTGTTGAAATCACTAATTCCTTTTGCCGACAATGTACGAATTGGCCCTGCTGATATTGCATTCACACGAATATTGTCAGGTCCAAGATCACTTGCCAAATAGCGGACTGAGGCTTCCAGTGCCGCCTTAGCTACACCCATCACGTTGTAATTACGCAACACACGCTGCGATCCCATATAAGTCATCGTAAGGACTGATCCACCCTCTGTCATTAGAGTATGCAGACGCTGTGCTACAGCAACCAGTGAATATGCACTGATATCGTTCGCCAGTGCAAAGCCAGCACGAGAGGTATCGGCAAAACGCCCTTCCAGATCTTCGCTCTTCGCATATGCAATACTATGAACAATACCGTGAAGTACGCCGAAATGCTCCTTCAGCTCTACAGCAAGATTGTCAATATCAGCATCCACTGTTACATCGCAGGGCAGGATTACCGAATCTGGGAGAGTCTCTGCCAGCTTACGCACCCGGCTTTCTACTCGTTCGTTCTCATATGTAAATGCAAGGCGTGCTCCTTGTTCAGACAAGCTTTTGGCAATTGCCCAAGCGATACTGCGGTCATTCGCCACGCCCATAACAACAATATTTTTGCCCGTGAGCAATTCTCCCATTTCCTTAACTCCTTATAAAAGTTTCATAGAGCCTAAGCTCTACTCACTCCTCAGTTTCATTCAACGTACCCTATTTCTGGTTACTTATCAAGTAAAGACTAACCCCGTGTTTTGAAGATAACCTCATATTATCCTAGTTTAAGGTTCAATATTAACGCTAGCTCCATCTAATAGAGTAATTCCGTTGCCCGCTTGCGCCAGCTCTTTCAGCGCCTCCATTAATTCGAACAAGGCTCCGTCTTTCGACTTCGCTTCGAGCATCGCATCAACCGCAGGAGTGTCAGCCGCAATACGCTTCAGAAAAGCGAGCAAGGGCGCAGGCTCTACTCCATCCGCATGACTCCGTGGCTCAGATGGGCTGCGAGGACTTGAAACGTGAATTTTAGGCGGCAAAAACTCTCCCGCTTGAACATCCTTCAGCGCTAGTGGAGACTTCCATGTTCGTTGAATGTCGGGCCAGAGCTCCCACGGAAGCTCCCCTTCATTGTTCACCCATTGGTGGTGAATATCCAGCACCATCGGCAGGCCGAGATTCCGGCTTACAGCCAGCGTCTCCACTGCATTAAATGTCTTGTCATCATTCTCCAGCGTAATACGTTCCTGCAGCTCTGCGGGCAGATCAGCAAAATGCTCCTGAAACCGCGCCGCTGCCACAGGCTTGT comes from Paenibacillus sp. 19GGS1-52 and encodes:
- the fabI gene encoding enoyl-ACP reductase FabI, with product MGELLTGKNIVVMGVANDRSIAWAIAKSLSEQGARLAFTYENERVESRVRKLAETLPDSVILPCDVTVDADIDNLAVELKEHFGVLHGIVHSIAYAKSEDLEGRFADTSRAGFALANDISAYSLVAVAQRLHTLMTEGGSVLTMTYMGSQRVLRNYNVMGVAKAALEASVRYLASDLGPDNIRVNAISAGPIRTLSAKGISDFNTILRIVEEKAPLRRGTDTAEVGDTAMFMMSHLSRGITGEVIYVDGGYHIIGG
- a CDS encoding inositol monophosphatase family protein, whose amino-acid sequence is MSPIDPNNKNEREPYVVSGKGYTAVAISAAAKAGEWIKSRQGQVKELGTKTSAQDLVTEVDKGVEQMIRRLILTHYSDHAILGEEGVAPGAAAATAAVEEVRENDFLWIVDPVDGTTNFVHGFPFYCVSIALVVRGELTVGVIYDPIRDEMFVAEKGKGAYMHGVPTQVSVESEFGDSLIAMGFPPDREFAQPVNMAGLQSMLPQIRGIRAGGSAALHLAYVAAGRVDGYWEVGLNPWDCAAGVLLILESGGKVTDTLGRPYDIGTRHIVASNGRIHDYLVKSLVDAEATGYKL
- the uvsE gene encoding UV DNA damage repair endonuclease UvsE, whose amino-acid sequence is MIVRFGYVAMSTVIKDCSPSKTMTMATFKKLDDREAALRRLENIARMNLHNTLRLLKHNVASEIKVYRLTSKLIPLATHPDLQDWNPFAALVEEFAEVGQYIKKHGLRVSFHPDHFTVLSTPLSTPRPEVLDSSIRDLWHHTDMLNAMGLKATVKNNIHIGGAYGDKPVAAARFQEHFADLPAELQERITLENDDKTFNAVETLAVSRNLGLPMVLDIHHQWVNNEGELPWELWPDIQRTWKSPLALKDVQAGEFLPPKIHVSSPRSPSEPRSHADGVEPAPLLAFLKRIAADTPAVDAMLEAKSKDGALFELMEALKELAQAGNGITLLDGASVNIEP